In the genome of Methylophaga nitratireducenticrescens, one region contains:
- the pth gene encoding aminoacyl-tRNA hydrolase — protein sequence MANWIIAGLGNPGSQYEQTRHNVGFWWLDQLASDFGLSFKTESRFHGQLIQYTNPEHKVWLIKPLTFMNRSGQSVAALANFYKIPAENILVIHDELDLPAGTVRLKRGGGHGGHNGLRDIISQLGSKDFLRCRIGIDHPGNSKQVADYVLSKPSATDRENMMAGIDNSLRVLPDVLSGNLDKAMNWLHSQ from the coding sequence ATGGCAAACTGGATTATCGCCGGTCTGGGCAATCCCGGTTCTCAGTATGAACAGACCCGGCACAACGTCGGGTTCTGGTGGTTGGATCAGTTGGCTAGTGATTTTGGGCTGAGTTTTAAAACAGAGTCCCGATTTCATGGTCAACTGATTCAATACACAAATCCTGAACACAAAGTCTGGTTGATCAAACCACTGACCTTTATGAATCGCAGCGGTCAATCTGTTGCGGCGCTGGCCAACTTTTATAAAATCCCTGCAGAAAATATTCTCGTTATCCACGATGAGTTGGATTTACCCGCCGGTACGGTACGTCTGAAACGTGGTGGTGGTCATGGTGGACACAATGGTCTGCGTGACATTATCAGCCAACTGGGCAGCAAAGATTTTTTACGTTGCCGGATTGGTATTGATCATCCGGGCAATAGTAAGCAAGTTGCCGATTATGTGTTGAGTAAACCCTCTGCAACAGATCGGGAAAATATGATGGCAGGCATTGATAACAGCCTGCGTGTTTTACCTGATGTACTCTCAGGAAACCTCGACAAAGCCATGAACTGGCTGCACTCACAGTAA
- the ychF gene encoding redox-regulated ATPase YchF, translated as MGFKCGIVGLPNVGKSTLFNALTQAGIEAQNYPFCTIEPNVGIVPVPDPRMDKLAAIVNPQRVLPTTMEFVDIAGLVAGASKGEGLGNKFLANIRETDAIAHVVRCFEDENVVHVAGKVSPVDDIEVINTELALADLESVEKAITKTTKDAKGGDKVAKARLDLLTQIREHLDQGAPVRAMNLDDDQLALLTGLHLLTIKPTMYIANVAEDGFENNPALDAVMALADKENAIVVSICAAIESEIADLADEDKAEFLEELGQDEPGLNRVIRSGYQLLGLHTYFTAGVKEVRAWTVEVGATAPEGAGVIHTDFQKGFIRAEVIGYEDFVQFNGEQGAKDAGKWRLEGKEYVIKDGDVMHFRFNV; from the coding sequence ATGGGATTTAAATGCGGTATTGTCGGTTTACCTAACGTAGGCAAGTCAACGTTATTTAATGCGTTGACGCAGGCGGGTATCGAAGCACAGAACTATCCGTTCTGTACCATCGAGCCTAATGTTGGCATCGTGCCAGTGCCAGATCCGCGTATGGATAAACTGGCTGCGATCGTCAATCCACAACGTGTTTTGCCGACGACAATGGAATTTGTTGATATTGCCGGCCTGGTTGCCGGGGCTTCCAAGGGAGAAGGGTTAGGAAATAAATTTCTGGCCAATATCCGTGAAACCGATGCTATCGCCCATGTTGTTCGCTGTTTTGAAGATGAAAATGTGGTGCATGTGGCCGGTAAAGTCTCACCAGTGGATGATATTGAAGTGATCAATACTGAACTCGCACTGGCTGATCTTGAGTCTGTAGAAAAAGCGATCACCAAAACGACCAAAGACGCCAAAGGCGGTGATAAGGTCGCCAAAGCACGCCTGGATTTATTGACACAGATCCGTGAACATCTGGACCAGGGCGCACCTGTTCGGGCAATGAATCTTGATGATGATCAGTTGGCATTATTGACGGGGTTGCATTTATTGACCATCAAACCAACAATGTATATTGCCAATGTTGCTGAAGATGGCTTTGAAAACAATCCTGCTTTGGATGCAGTAATGGCATTGGCTGACAAAGAAAATGCTATTGTTGTGTCAATATGTGCTGCTATTGAATCGGAAATTGCTGATCTGGCAGATGAGGATAAAGCAGAATTCCTTGAGGAACTTGGCCAGGATGAGCCCGGTCTGAATCGAGTAATTCGTAGTGGTTACCAATTGCTTGGTTTACATACCTACTTTACCGCTGGTGTTAAAGAAGTGCGTGCCTGGACTGTTGAAGTCGGCGCGACCGCACCGGAAGGTGCCGGTGTCATTCATACTGATTTCCAAAAAGGCTTTATTCGCGCAGAAGTTATCGGCTATGAAGATTTTGTGCAGTTTAATGGTGAACAGGGTGCTAAAGATGCCGGAAAATGGCGTCTGGAAGGCAAAGAATATGTCATCAAAGATGGCGATGTAATGCATTTCAGGTTCAACGTTTAA
- a CDS encoding phospholipase A has translation MNKWFAGAIFTSIMMSSAHADQAMDECILSKMATSDDSVTVGNIREICIAEISMQKQEQTEPAYLSEMTEDDQESISIDENEATKIETADGSALSRRLVLEKSQSNNPFAFLPHRPNYFIFSNNVGSYNEAPFDAADPDRDYDFQSWESKFQISLKLPVVRGLFNDRADAFIAYTNRSFWQMFNNDNSQAFRDSNHEPEAWLSFANDTELFGFKNSLINVGFNHQSNGQNGALSRSWNRIFAEFIVEKGDFYFSVRPWYRVPERDSSDDNPDIEKYMGNFDFTSVYKYGDHSFDLMIRNNLRSDNKGATQLGWSFPLYKNFRGYVQWFNGYGESMIDYDHRTNSIGFGIQFSDWL, from the coding sequence ATGAACAAATGGTTTGCCGGGGCGATATTCACATCAATCATGATGAGTTCAGCACATGCCGACCAGGCCATGGATGAATGCATACTGTCAAAAATGGCCACATCTGATGATAGTGTCACTGTCGGCAATATTCGTGAAATCTGTATAGCAGAAATTTCCATGCAAAAGCAAGAGCAGACTGAGCCGGCATATCTTTCTGAGATGACTGAGGATGATCAGGAAAGCATTTCAATTGATGAGAACGAGGCTACAAAAATCGAAACAGCCGATGGTTCAGCGTTATCCAGACGTTTGGTTCTGGAAAAAAGCCAGTCAAATAACCCGTTTGCTTTCTTGCCACATCGTCCGAATTATTTCATTTTCAGTAATAATGTCGGTTCATATAACGAAGCCCCATTTGACGCAGCCGATCCAGATCGAGATTATGATTTTCAGTCATGGGAAAGCAAGTTTCAGATCAGCTTGAAACTCCCTGTTGTCAGAGGATTGTTCAATGATCGGGCTGATGCGTTTATCGCCTACACCAACCGCTCTTTCTGGCAAATGTTTAATAACGATAATTCACAGGCATTCCGAGATTCCAATCACGAACCAGAAGCATGGCTCTCTTTTGCCAATGATACGGAGTTATTCGGGTTTAAAAACTCACTGATTAATGTCGGTTTTAATCATCAATCGAATGGACAGAATGGGGCGTTATCGCGTAGCTGGAATCGTATATTTGCCGAGTTTATTGTAGAAAAAGGTGATTTTTACTTCTCCGTTCGCCCCTGGTATCGGGTTCCTGAAAGAGATAGTTCAGACGATAACCCGGATATTGAAAAATATATGGGGAATTTTGATTTCACGTCAGTTTATAAATATGGCGACCACAGCTTTGACCTGATGATACGCAATAACCTGCGCAGCGATAATAAAGGCGCTACTCAACTGGGATGGAGCTTTCCGCTCTATAAAAACTTCAGAGGTTATGTGCAGTGGTTTAATGGCTATGGCGAAAGCATGATTGATTATGATCACCGCACCAACAGCATAGGGTTTGGTATCCAGTTCAGCGACTGGTTATAA
- the ispE gene encoding 4-(cytidine 5'-diphospho)-2-C-methyl-D-erythritol kinase codes for MNKWWPAPAKLNLFLHITGRRPDGYHELQTAFQFLDHGDKLKFTITENAQITLKADLPEVVEEDNLIVKAARLLQTSCKSRSGAIIQLEKNLPMGGGLGGGSSDAATTLVALNKLWQCGLTEDQLASLGLQLGADVPVFVRGHAAWAEGVGEIFTKIEPPEPWYLVIFPECAVSTAEIFSATQLTRDCEPITIAGFLAGEGSNICESVVTKLHPPVAQALAWLAQYATIPRMTGTGSCVFARFESASAAENVLEHVPAHWHAFTAKGCNESPLSFCAKDFDRRLDVTAI; via the coding sequence ATGAATAAATGGTGGCCTGCACCGGCAAAACTAAATCTGTTTTTACATATCACCGGCAGACGGCCAGATGGGTATCATGAGTTACAGACGGCATTTCAGTTTCTTGATCATGGTGACAAACTTAAATTTACTATCACCGAAAACGCACAGATCACGCTAAAAGCCGATCTTCCTGAGGTTGTTGAAGAGGATAATCTGATTGTAAAAGCTGCCCGTCTTTTACAGACAAGCTGTAAAAGTCGATCAGGAGCCATTATCCAACTGGAAAAAAACCTGCCAATGGGAGGCGGTCTGGGAGGGGGCAGTTCGGATGCAGCGACAACCCTTGTTGCGCTAAATAAGCTTTGGCAATGTGGTTTAACAGAAGATCAATTAGCGAGCCTGGGGTTGCAGCTAGGCGCAGATGTACCGGTTTTTGTGCGAGGTCACGCCGCCTGGGCCGAAGGTGTGGGAGAAATTTTTACTAAAATTGAACCACCAGAACCGTGGTATTTAGTTATCTTCCCCGAATGTGCCGTCTCAACAGCAGAAATATTTTCTGCAACGCAATTGACACGTGATTGTGAACCCATCACAATAGCGGGCTTCCTTGCGGGGGAAGGCAGTAATATATGCGAATCGGTGGTAACAAAATTGCATCCACCAGTTGCACAAGCACTGGCATGGTTGGCACAATATGCAACCATTCCACGAATGACCGGAACGGGTTCTTGTGTTTTTGCCCGCTTTGAATCGGCCAGTGCGGCTGAAAATGTTTTAGAACATGTGCCGGCACACTGGCATGCTTTTACTGCAAAAGGCTGCAACGAATCACCGTTGAGTTTTTGTGCAAAAGACTTCGATAGACGTCTTGATGTAACTGCAATTTGA
- a CDS encoding ribose-phosphate diphosphokinase, which produces MMVFTGNANRKLSESIANFLNISLGKATVEKFSDGEIMVEILDNVRGKDVFIVQPTCMPTNDHLMELMVMTDAIRRASAKRITLVVPYFGYSRQDRRPRSARVAITAKVVANMLTGVGADRVLTVDLHADQIQGFFDCPVDNVYASPVLLGDIWKHKYQDLVVVSPDVGGVVRARALAKHLDVELAIIDKRRPRANVAKVMNIIGDIDGRTCVMVDDMVDTAGTLCAASAALKEHGATNVVAYCTHPVLSGAAIENISNSLLNELVVTDTIPLQPAAAACDKIRVLSIAEMLAEAMYRISNEESVSSLYMD; this is translated from the coding sequence ATGATGGTCTTCACCGGTAACGCTAATCGTAAACTGTCAGAAAGTATCGCCAATTTTCTGAATATCAGCTTGGGTAAAGCCACAGTTGAAAAGTTCAGTGATGGCGAGATCATGGTTGAAATTCTCGATAATGTTCGAGGTAAGGACGTGTTTATTGTCCAACCAACCTGTATGCCTACCAATGATCACCTGATGGAATTAATGGTCATGACCGATGCTATCCGTCGTGCCTCAGCCAAACGGATTACTCTGGTTGTTCCATATTTTGGTTATTCCCGTCAGGATCGTCGTCCTCGTTCAGCCCGTGTTGCCATTACCGCCAAAGTTGTTGCAAATATGCTGACCGGTGTGGGTGCCGATCGAGTGTTAACTGTAGACTTACATGCTGATCAGATTCAGGGATTTTTTGATTGCCCTGTTGATAATGTCTATGCCTCACCCGTATTGTTGGGGGATATCTGGAAACACAAATATCAGGATTTGGTTGTGGTTTCTCCGGATGTTGGGGGCGTGGTCCGTGCCCGTGCATTAGCCAAGCATCTTGATGTCGAACTGGCAATTATTGATAAACGACGTCCACGTGCCAATGTGGCGAAAGTGATGAATATTATTGGTGATATTGATGGCCGTACTTGTGTGATGGTTGATGATATGGTCGACACTGCTGGCACCTTGTGTGCCGCATCGGCCGCTTTAAAAGAACATGGTGCTACCAATGTGGTTGCTTATTGTACACACCCCGTTTTATCGGGAGCAGCCATTGAAAATATCAGTAATTCTTTGCTGAATGAATTAGTCGTGACAGATACCATTCCACTGCAGCCAGCTGCGGCAGCATGTGACAAAATTCGCGTATTGAGCATTGCAGAAATGCTCGCAGAAGCGATGTACCGAATTAGTAATGAAGAGTCTGTTAGCTCTCTATATATGGATTAA
- a CDS encoding 50S ribosomal protein L25/general stress protein Ctc, which produces MENLFEVHAEARTDQGKGASRRLRHSGKVPAVVYGAEKEPVSISINHNQLIRHLAEEAFYAHILTLVIDGKKNQVVLKDLQRHPANDNKIIHADFLRIDSKHAMTMTIPLHFVNEEKAVGVKAGGLISHLMTEVEISCLPKDLPEYIEVDVAKLAMDEAIHLSELKLPKGVTLTALTHTQDEQLEEGERSSYDQAVVSIHEPRVAKVDLDEDTEADDEEEAAED; this is translated from the coding sequence ATGGAAAATTTATTTGAAGTACATGCTGAAGCGCGTACTGACCAGGGGAAAGGTGCGAGCCGCCGCCTACGTCATTCGGGCAAAGTACCAGCAGTAGTCTATGGTGCTGAAAAAGAACCTGTTTCAATTTCAATAAACCATAACCAGTTGATTCGCCATTTGGCAGAAGAAGCATTTTACGCGCATATTCTGACATTGGTTATTGATGGCAAGAAAAATCAGGTTGTATTGAAAGATCTGCAACGTCATCCAGCAAATGATAACAAAATCATTCATGCAGACTTCCTGCGTATTGATTCCAAGCACGCAATGACAATGACCATTCCACTGCACTTTGTCAATGAAGAAAAAGCGGTTGGTGTTAAAGCCGGTGGTTTGATTTCGCATCTGATGACCGAGGTTGAAATCTCTTGCCTGCCTAAAGACCTGCCAGAATACATCGAAGTTGATGTTGCAAAACTGGCTATGGATGAAGCCATCCACCTGAGTGAATTGAAACTGCCTAAAGGTGTCACGCTGACTGCCTTGACGCATACTCAGGATGAGCAGTTGGAAGAAGGGGAACGTTCTTCTTACGATCAAGCCGTTGTCAGTATTCATGAGCCACGTGTTGCTAAAGTGGATCTGGACGAAGATACAGAAGCTGATGATGAGGAAGAAGCGGCTGAAGATTAA
- a CDS encoding LysR family transcriptional regulator has protein sequence MLHASLQQLRLFEAVARLKSITRAAEEKHLTQPAVSIQMKKLEESVGMPLFESVGRQLHLTVAGNELYDACRDVLQRLADLDAALADLQGEVAGPVNLVVVSSAKYFLPYLLGNFIARYPKVEPRLQVTNRARLLERLDANEDHLYIMGQVPDDLPVVEYPFLENVLVIVARPDQPLAKQKNISLKTISEQRLIGREPGSGTRKAVEELFAKSGLKVSPYMELGGADEIKHGVMAGLGLAVLSLHSLRLELAAKKLVVLDVENFPLRRRWYAVHRQGKRLSLAAQTFLEYLQQEGEQEIEHLLTHDASILTDNPDV, from the coding sequence ATGTTACATGCCTCATTACAACAGTTACGCCTATTCGAAGCGGTTGCACGCCTGAAGAGCATTACCCGCGCGGCTGAAGAAAAACATTTAACCCAACCCGCCGTGTCAATTCAGATGAAAAAACTGGAAGAATCTGTCGGCATGCCTTTATTTGAAAGCGTCGGGCGGCAGTTACATCTTACTGTCGCAGGTAATGAACTCTATGATGCCTGCCGAGATGTTTTACAACGTCTTGCCGATCTGGACGCCGCATTAGCCGATTTACAAGGTGAGGTTGCTGGCCCAGTAAACCTTGTTGTTGTCAGTTCTGCCAAATATTTTCTACCCTATCTTCTGGGCAATTTTATTGCGCGCTATCCCAAAGTTGAACCACGGCTACAGGTAACGAATCGAGCCAGACTACTCGAACGGCTGGATGCCAATGAAGATCATCTTTATATCATGGGTCAGGTGCCAGACGATCTGCCCGTGGTTGAATATCCGTTTTTAGAAAATGTTCTGGTTATCGTCGCCCGGCCCGACCAGCCATTGGCCAAACAAAAAAATATTTCATTAAAAACTATCTCTGAACAACGTCTGATTGGCCGCGAACCAGGTTCGGGCACACGCAAAGCGGTGGAAGAGTTATTCGCCAAAAGCGGTTTAAAAGTCTCGCCGTATATGGAACTAGGCGGAGCGGATGAAATCAAGCACGGCGTGATGGCAGGGTTGGGGCTGGCAGTATTATCACTGCATAGCCTGCGGTTAGAACTGGCGGCAAAAAAACTGGTGGTATTGGATGTGGAGAACTTTCCATTAAGGCGGCGCTGGTATGCTGTGCATCGGCAAGGCAAAAGACTATCGCTTGCCGCACAAACATTTCTGGAGTATCTGCAACAGGAAGGTGAGCAGGAAATCGAGCATTTACTGACGCATGATGCGTCTATTCTTACTGACAACCCAGACGTTTAG
- a CDS encoding mechanosensitive ion channel family protein codes for MFDWNLGSDWETWISQPAVVNFFLVLAIAVVSYMLLRMVMRFFITRSVDLLSRSKGRWGRYGAKVFRHTSRLLIAAMAVQIGLALVELGPDWDNRFSHIWFLVLALQLGLWIDAAIAMWKKETIETRVDRENQLTVTIVSLLVRTSIWAVVLLSVLANLGVNITALVASLGIGGIAIALALQTLLGDLFASASIGVDKPFRTGDFIVFNDVAGTIEYIGLKTTRIRSLSGEQIICGNTNLLQQIIHNYKRMDERRVVFFLAISFRTPVAKARQVPGLIKEIIESHDKTRFDRAHLFKFDDFSMRFEVVYYVLSSDYNIYMDIQQNINFTLLEELDKREIRFAMPVRSIEFLDDIPMPDRRHSEQVKSESS; via the coding sequence ATGTTTGACTGGAATTTAGGGAGTGATTGGGAGACATGGATATCTCAACCAGCCGTAGTGAATTTCTTCCTGGTGCTCGCAATTGCAGTTGTAAGCTACATGTTACTTCGCATGGTGATGCGTTTTTTTATTACCCGCAGCGTCGATCTGCTCTCACGCTCCAAAGGACGTTGGGGTCGATATGGCGCTAAAGTTTTCAGGCATACCAGTCGATTATTAATAGCCGCCATGGCCGTACAAATTGGGCTGGCACTCGTTGAACTTGGTCCCGACTGGGATAATCGGTTCAGTCATATCTGGTTTCTGGTTCTCGCATTGCAACTCGGACTATGGATTGATGCTGCCATTGCAATGTGGAAAAAAGAAACCATCGAAACGCGGGTAGACCGTGAAAATCAATTAACCGTCACCATAGTTTCCTTACTGGTTCGTACCAGCATCTGGGCGGTGGTATTGCTCTCCGTACTGGCCAATCTGGGAGTCAATATCACCGCACTGGTTGCCAGCCTGGGTATTGGTGGTATTGCCATCGCTCTGGCACTTCAGACGCTGCTTGGGGATTTGTTTGCTTCAGCTTCAATCGGCGTCGACAAGCCATTCAGGACAGGTGATTTTATTGTATTTAATGATGTTGCTGGCACCATTGAATACATCGGGCTGAAAACCACGCGTATTCGAAGCCTGAGTGGCGAACAGATCATTTGCGGTAATACCAACCTGCTGCAGCAAATCATTCACAATTACAAACGAATGGATGAACGCCGAGTGGTTTTCTTTCTGGCTATTTCATTCCGTACGCCAGTCGCCAAAGCCAGACAGGTACCTGGCTTAATAAAGGAGATTATCGAGTCTCACGATAAAACCCGATTTGATCGCGCACATTTATTCAAATTTGATGATTTTTCGATGAGATTCGAGGTTGTCTATTATGTGCTGAGCTCAGACTACAATATCTATATGGATATCCAGCAAAACATTAATTTTACGTTGCTGGAAGAGCTGGACAAAAGAGAAATCAGATTTGCCATGCCTGTGCGTTCGATTGAGTTTCTAGATGATATACCGATGCCCGATAGACGACATAGTGAACAGGTAAAAAGTGAAAGTTCATAA
- a CDS encoding IS5 family transposase (programmed frameshift) yields the protein MVESTRRHDISDATWALLEPHLPGQRGQWGGIAHNNRQFIDAVFWILRTGAPWRDLPASYGDWKNTHRRFCRWRDRGVWEALLECLIDEPDYEWLMIDASHCKVHPHAAGARGGNQGMSRTKGGFNTKVHLAVDAHGMPVRIIATEATRADCSQADALIDGLEAQHLIADKGYDSDAIVEKAKNRGMQAVIPPRKNRKTQREYDRHLYRQRHLIENAFLHLKRWRGIATRYAKNLASFLAAVQIRCLVLWLNVS from the exons ATGGTGGAGAGCACGCGACGACATGACATTTCGGATGCAACCTGGGCACTGCTGGAGCCGCACCTCCCGGGACAGCGCGGCCAATGGGGCGGCATTGCGCACAACAACCGGCAGTTCATTGACGCGGTGTTCTGGATACTGCGCACGGGAGCGCCCTGGCGAGACCTGCCCGCCAGTTACGGAGATTGGAAGAACACCCACCGGCGCTTCTGTCGCTGGCGAGATCGGGGGGTATGGGAGGCGCTGCTGGAATGCCTAATTGATGAGCCCGACTATGAGTGGCTGATGATTGATGCCAGTCACTGCAAGGTTCATCCTCATGCGGCGGGCGCACGAGGCGGCAATCAGGGGATGAGCCGCACAAAAGGGGGCT TCAACACCAAGGTACACCTGGCCGTGGATGCGCATGGTATGCCGGTCCGAATTATTGCTACAGAGGCTACCCGAGCGGATTGCTCTCAAGCTGACGCATTGATTGATGGCCTTGAGGCACAGCACTTGATAGCCGACAAGGGTTACGACAGCGATGCCATTGTTGAGAAAGCAAAAAACCGGGGGATGCAAGCGGTCATCCCGCCGCGAAAGAACAGGAAGACGCAACGTGAATACGACAGACATCTCTACCGGCAGCGCCACCTGATTGAAAATGCCTTTCTGCATCTCAAGCGTTGGCGCGGCATTGCGACGCGCTATGCCAAGAATCTGGCGTCCTTTTTGGCTGCCGTGCAGATCAGATGTTTGGTGCTCTGGCTCAATGTTTCGTGA
- a CDS encoding form I ribulose bisphosphate carboxylase large subunit codes for MAKTYQAGVKEYRETYWMPDYTPKDTDFLACFKVIPQEGVPREEAAAAVAAESSTGTWTTVWTDLLTDLDYYKGRAYAIEDVPGNDEAFYAFIAYPIDLFEEGSVVNVLTSLVGNVFGFKAVRSLRLEDVRIPVAYVMTCGGPPHGIQVERDIMNKYGRPLLGCTIKPKLGLSAKNYGRAVYECLRGGLDFTKDDENVNSQPFMRWRQRFDFVMEAIDKAEIETGERKGHYLNVTAPTPEEMYKRAEYAKELGAPIIMHDYLTGGFTANTGLANWCRDNGMLLHIHRAMHAVLDRNPNHGIHFRVLTKMLRLSGGDHLHSGTVVGKLEGDRAATLGWIDIMRDSYIKEDRSRGIMFDQDWVSMPGVMPVASGGIHVWHMPALVSIFGDDSVLQFGGGTLGHPWGNAAGAAANRVALEACVEARNHGRELEKEGKEILTAAAEHSPELKVAMETWKEIKFEFDTVDKLDVAHK; via the coding sequence ATGGCAAAAACTTACCAAGCGGGTGTAAAAGAGTATCGCGAAACATACTGGATGCCCGATTACACCCCCAAAGACACCGATTTTCTGGCCTGTTTCAAGGTCATTCCTCAAGAAGGTGTGCCACGCGAAGAAGCGGCTGCTGCGGTAGCGGCGGAATCATCAACGGGTACCTGGACCACAGTCTGGACCGATTTGCTGACTGATCTGGATTACTACAAAGGTCGTGCTTACGCTATTGAGGATGTTCCCGGCAACGATGAAGCGTTCTATGCCTTTATTGCATACCCGATTGATTTGTTTGAAGAAGGTTCAGTGGTTAACGTGCTGACTTCTCTGGTGGGTAACGTGTTCGGCTTTAAAGCCGTGCGTTCATTGCGTCTGGAAGATGTGCGAATTCCGGTTGCGTACGTCATGACATGCGGTGGCCCTCCTCATGGTATCCAGGTTGAACGTGACATTATGAACAAATATGGTCGGCCATTACTGGGCTGTACCATCAAACCAAAACTGGGTCTGTCTGCAAAAAACTACGGTCGTGCCGTATATGAATGTTTGCGTGGCGGTCTGGATTTCACCAAAGACGATGAAAACGTTAACTCACAGCCATTTATGCGCTGGAGACAACGTTTTGACTTTGTTATGGAAGCGATCGACAAAGCTGAAATCGAAACGGGTGAACGTAAAGGCCACTATCTGAACGTCACAGCGCCAACCCCTGAAGAAATGTACAAACGTGCCGAGTATGCCAAAGAACTGGGCGCGCCAATCATCATGCATGACTACCTGACCGGCGGTTTCACGGCCAATACAGGTCTGGCCAACTGGTGTCGTGATAACGGCATGTTGCTGCATATTCACCGGGCAATGCATGCGGTACTGGATCGCAATCCGAACCATGGTATCCACTTCCGTGTATTGACCAAAATGCTGCGTCTGTCAGGTGGTGACCATCTGCACTCAGGCACTGTGGTTGGTAAATTGGAAGGCGATCGTGCTGCGACATTGGGCTGGATCGATATCATGCGTGATTCTTACATCAAAGAAGATCGCAGCCGCGGCATTATGTTTGATCAGGATTGGGTATCCATGCCTGGTGTTATGCCAGTCGCTTCCGGTGGTATTCACGTATGGCATATGCCGGCCCTGGTCAGCATCTTTGGTGATGATTCGGTATTGCAGTTTGGTGGCGGTACATTGGGTCACCCATGGGGTAATGCGGCGGGAGCTGCAGCAAACCGTGTGGCTTTGGAAGCATGTGTAGAAGCACGTAACCACGGCAGAGAGTTGGAAAAAGAAGGTAAAGAAATCCTGACCGCCGCTGCTGAACATAGTCCAGAGTTGAAAGTGGCCATGGAAACCTGGAAAGAAATCAAATTCGAATTCGACACTGTCGACAAATTAGACGTTGCACACAAGTAA
- the mscL gene encoding large-conductance mechanosensitive channel protein MscL has protein sequence MGMVQEFKKFAMRGNVIEMAVGIIIGIAFGKIVSSFVADVIMPPLGLLMGGVDFKDLAIVLKEAVGDTPAVVIAYGQFIQTIVDFVIIAFVIFLVIKAMNSLKAKEEAAPAAPPAPTKEEILLTEIRDLLKEK, from the coding sequence ATGGGCATGGTACAAGAATTCAAGAAATTTGCGATGCGTGGCAATGTGATAGAGATGGCCGTCGGTATTATCATTGGTATCGCTTTTGGCAAAATTGTTTCTTCATTTGTAGCTGATGTGATTATGCCGCCACTGGGCTTATTAATGGGGGGAGTGGATTTCAAAGATCTGGCAATAGTGCTTAAAGAAGCGGTTGGTGATACGCCGGCCGTGGTTATCGCTTATGGACAGTTTATTCAAACCATTGTTGATTTTGTGATTATTGCCTTTGTGATTTTTTTGGTGATTAAAGCAATGAACTCACTGAAAGCAAAAGAAGAGGCTGCTCCTGCAGCCCCGCCAGCACCAACTAAAGAAGAAATTCTGTTAACTGAAATTCGTGATCTGCTCAAAGAAAAATAA